Proteins from a single region of Actinomycetota bacterium:
- a CDS encoding alpha/beta hydrolase encodes MAKMIWIPDGPLTAYEADSVRVNELVMDEQLSEAPLEEMGISEARRRYREGGGGFPAPTHVAQAEQRTVETRRGPAVVRIFEPTVSNGAYLFIHGGGWVSGAPDLQDTRMWRLACDAEVTVVCASYGLAPEHPYPQAVDDCESIALWLLETGRSELNVDRLVIGGESSGAHLATLALLRLRDHHDAAREFCGANLLYGLYDLSMSPSLRLRPDGHVLPLATVQFMIDNFLVDYVGDRADPAVSPIYADLSDMPDALFTVGDLDPLLDDTLIMGARWMAADNSTSVHVYPSSIHAFDAFPTPMAAIATDTIGRWIAARVKGPV; translated from the coding sequence ATGGCGAAGATGATCTGGATTCCTGATGGCCCACTCACCGCCTACGAAGCCGATAGCGTGAGAGTCAATGAGCTGGTGATGGACGAACAGCTCTCGGAGGCTCCCCTCGAGGAAATGGGGATATCTGAGGCCCGGCGCCGATACCGTGAAGGTGGGGGAGGGTTTCCGGCGCCGACGCATGTTGCCCAGGCCGAGCAACGGACGGTTGAAACTCGTCGCGGCCCGGCGGTTGTCCGAATCTTCGAGCCGACCGTGAGCAATGGCGCGTATCTGTTCATTCATGGCGGTGGGTGGGTGTCAGGAGCGCCCGACCTTCAAGACACACGCATGTGGCGGCTGGCGTGTGATGCCGAGGTTACGGTTGTCTGTGCAAGCTACGGGCTGGCCCCTGAACACCCATACCCGCAGGCGGTGGACGACTGTGAGAGTATCGCTCTCTGGCTTCTCGAGACGGGCAGATCCGAGCTGAACGTTGATCGACTGGTGATAGGTGGCGAGTCTTCAGGCGCCCATCTCGCCACGTTGGCGTTGCTCCGTCTCAGGGACCACCACGACGCCGCCAGGGAGTTCTGCGGCGCCAATCTACTCTATGGCCTCTACGACCTGTCGATGAGTCCAAGTTTGCGGTTGCGACCCGACGGGCATGTGCTGCCGCTGGCGACCGTGCAATTCATGATTGACAATTTTCTCGTCGACTACGTCGGCGATAGAGCGGATCCGGCTGTGTCGCCCATATACGCCGACCTGAGTGATATGCCCGACGCCCTCTTCACGGTGGGTGACCTCGACCCGCTCCTCGATGACACATTGATCATGGGTGCCCGTTGGATGGCGGCGGACAATTCGACGAGTGTGCATGTGTATCCCAGTTCCATCCACGCGTTCGACGCGTTTCCTACTCCAATGGCAGCCATCGCCACGGACACCATTGGGAGGTGGATCGCTGCGCGAGTGAAGGGACCGGTTTGA
- a CDS encoding GntR family transcriptional regulator: MSRYLVESVANRLRLKAAEAVSNEQPFPTESELVEELDVSRTTVREAFSRLEAEGVVKRRHGTATAMNPAAVEISSALPQSDFRARLLAAGLEPSVRVIESGPVLVDKEVADRLQVDVGQPARRSIKLWSGGERPVMVEVETLLLPKWPMTINTDVSAPVGDAVNEIYGELPQWRVDLVDAVPATEALASMLEVDVAAPLLSFDGVLVTSTGQRVVHLHSYHRPGIIQHGQVVLYPERPEKP, translated from the coding sequence ATGAGTAGGTACCTGGTCGAGAGCGTTGCCAACCGCCTCCGGCTGAAGGCGGCCGAGGCGGTATCCAATGAGCAGCCCTTTCCCACCGAGTCCGAACTCGTCGAGGAACTCGACGTCAGCCGTACCACCGTCCGCGAGGCGTTCTCGCGCCTGGAAGCTGAAGGAGTGGTGAAGCGACGGCACGGCACCGCGACAGCCATGAACCCGGCGGCCGTCGAGATTTCGAGTGCCCTTCCCCAGAGCGACTTTCGAGCGAGGCTCTTGGCAGCCGGCCTGGAGCCTTCAGTTCGGGTAATCGAATCAGGCCCGGTGTTGGTGGACAAGGAAGTAGCCGATCGGCTTCAGGTCGATGTGGGCCAACCTGCGCGACGCTCGATCAAGCTATGGAGCGGTGGAGAAAGACCCGTCATGGTCGAGGTCGAGACGCTGCTGCTGCCCAAATGGCCCATGACGATCAATACCGACGTGAGCGCGCCGGTCGGCGACGCTGTCAACGAGATCTACGGCGAATTGCCCCAGTGGAGGGTTGATCTCGTCGACGCGGTGCCTGCCACAGAGGCGCTCGCATCGATGCTCGAGGTCGATGTCGCGGCCCCCCTCCTTTCTTTCGATGGGGTGCTTGTCACGTCGACGGGCCAGCGCGTCGTGCATCTGCACAGCTATCACCGTCCGGGCATCATTCAACACGGCCAGGTCGTTCTCTACCCCGAACGGCCGGAGAAGCCTTGA